A window of the Corynebacterium minutissimum genome harbors these coding sequences:
- a CDS encoding DUF4236 domain-containing protein, with product MGIYYRKRKKTGKNSWINVSGSGASMSTKVGPVTFNSRGGMWVNLPGGLNFRGRWR from the coding sequence ATGGGAATTTACTATCGCAAGCGGAAGAAGACCGGTAAGAACAGCTGGATTAACGTCTCTGGCTCCGGTGCGTCGATGTCGACGAAGGTCGGACCCGTGACCTTTAATTCCCGCGGTGGCATGTGGGTCAACCTGCCCGGTGGCCTGAATTTCCGGGGGCGCTGGCGTTAA